CTACAATTTATTTCAATGGTTACCATTACCTAAAAATAGAAGCGGCTATCAATTTGAATCCTTGGCCAAAGAAAAGGGTGTTGAAGTTTTATGCGCGGAACGCTTTCTTGTCGGTGGACTGACAGCACAGTCTGCTTTGCGCATTGCAACTTGCTCACCAAATACACTAGATGAGCTTGACAAAGGACTCCATATTTTAAAATCTATATTAGAGAAATAACTCAAGTCATCACTAAGAAAAGATTAAACTAAAATGAGTGACGCATTACTCAGAGAAAGTAGAATCAACTAAACATAATATTATTCCGCTTAGGAAAAATAATCTATTCCCTCTGTCTGTAAATCACAAACCATGATAAAATCTGTCTCATTTTCAATAATGGTCTGAAAACCAGCCTTTTGATACATGTTAACAGCATCATTTTCCTTTTGGACAGATAAAGAAACCTTGTGATAGCCTTTCTTCCTGAGATGTTCTAAGAAAGTCTTGAGCAATTCGGTACCAATTCCTTGTCCGCGATAAGCAGGCAGCAGAGATATGGCTAGAGAAGGTGTCTTCTCATCAATATGACCGTAATCATCCATGATACGACACCAAGCAGTACCAACAATTTGCCCGTCTCTTTCTGCCACCATGGCTTGATCATGTAGAGATTGCCCAAAATCCTTCACATAAAGCTGCAGCTCCGGCAGCTGGATAATACTTCTATCAGGTGCTGATAATCCTTGAGGTACAAAAATGGCTTGATAAAGAAATTCCTCCAAAAGTGAATATTCTTCTGCTATCATTTGACGGATAGTGGTAGTCATAGGGGATCCTTTGCTTAATTCAAATAATTTCTAAGGCTGTTCTTCTCTTCGGCCGTCAGCTCCCGATACTCTCCAACTGGCAAATCACCCAATTCAAAAGGTCCAAAAGAGATACGTTTGAGGTAGGTAACTTTAACACCATAGGCCAGAAACATTTTTTTGACTTGATGAAATTTCCCTTCGGTAATCGTAATATAGGCACGACTGACTTCTGAACTAGAACTGATAATCTGTAACTTAGCTGGCTTACAAACGGTACCATCTAAAAAAGCTATGCCATTGTCAAAAAAAGCAATCGCATCAATACCGAGATCACCATTGACCTCAACATAATAGGTCTTGTCCACATGGTATTTGGGGTGGAGCAAGCGAAAACCCAGCGGACCGTTGTTGGTGATAAGAACCAACCCTTCGGTGTCGCGATCCAGACGCCCGACAGGGTAGAGTCCTTCTCTACGATCAACCACAGCAATAAGATCAATCACCGTCTGATAGTGCTGGTCTCGCACCACCGATACCAAACCAGCAGGCTTATTAAGAATATAATAGACATGAGGAGAATAGCTCAGCTGCTTACCTGACACGGTGATGGTCTGTAAGCTAGGATCCACATTTTGATTGCCTGTTCTTGCAAGTTCGTCATCCACGCGCACTTGTTGGCTGCGAATGAACTTTTTTACCTGACCTCGTGAGCCAAAACCAGCCTGACCGAGTAATTTATCTAAACGCATAAATTTATTGTATCATGTCAGACCAAATTTTTGCATATTTTAAGGATAAAAGTCAAACTATCATTAATTAGTAATCATCAAATTGAAGGAGATTTCATGGGACTTTTACAGAATGGAAAGTGGGGAGATCTTTGAATAAGCGGACGGTGTCATTGCTGACTCTGAACTGCATAGCGATTACCTTTACCAAATCTACTTGGCTGCGTATCCTGATTATTCCGGATAGGTAATGGTGCCAGTCCTTTGGGATAAACAGACTAAGACCATTATCAACAATGAAATCTACCGAAATCATGCGTATACTTAACATTGCCTTTAATGACATCACAGACAATACTGAGGATTACTCCCCCAACCGGACTACAGGCTAACATTGATGTCATGAATGATTTTATTTATCCTAATATCATGGGGATTACAAGGCAGGCTTTGCTACTTCTCAGGAAGTTTATGAAGAAGAGGCGCAAACTCTCTTTGCTGCGCTGGATAATCTTGAAAATCTCCCTAGTCAGAATGATTGGCTGGTGGGCAA
This region of Streptococcus mutans genomic DNA includes:
- a CDS encoding pseudouridine synthase; protein product: MRLDKLLGQAGFGSRGQVKKFIRSQQVRVDDELARTGNQNVDPSLQTITVSGKQLSYSPHVYYILNKPAGLVSVVRDQHYQTVIDLIAVVDRREGLYPVGRLDRDTEGLVLITNNGPLGFRLLHPKYHVDKTYYVEVNGDLGIDAIAFFDNGIAFLDGTVCKPAKLQIISSSSEVSRAYITITEGKFHQVKKMFLAYGVKVTYLKRISFGPFELGDLPVGEYRELTAEEKNSLRNYLN
- a CDS encoding GNAT family N-acetyltransferase, whose amino-acid sequence is MTTTIRQMIAEEYSLLEEFLYQAIFVPQGLSAPDRSIIQLPELQLYVKDFGQSLHDQAMVAERDGQIVGTAWCRIMDDYGHIDEKTPSLAISLLPAYRGQGIGTELLKTFLEHLRKKGYHKVSLSVQKENDAVNMYQKAGFQTIIENETDFIMVCDLQTEGIDYFS